The proteins below are encoded in one region of Populus alba chromosome 2, ASM523922v2, whole genome shotgun sequence:
- the LOC118056199 gene encoding uncharacterized protein, with amino-acid sequence MRKLCPNYDREHALDTVLEVPIPEEMFTKMGNSSASRWQNMRALMRAQAAADKSTHLQSKSDSEFIALLKLVGSPLIPFQVNPDQPLTRPLKDCNIEASTAKYIVQQYIAAIGGSLALNSVKSMYAVGQVKMGASEMHQGDDSVHPGGKSEVGGFVLWQKNPDLWYLELVVSGYKVSAGSDGKVAWNQSSSQASHANRGPPRPLRRFFQGLDPRCTANLFLEAACVAEKAVNNEDCFVLKLETDSNTLKAQSSSNTEIVHHTIWGYFSQRTGLLVKFEDTKLVKMKPIKGNDNVFWETSIESVIGDYRYVEGINIAHSGKTIATLYRYGASHNHKRKIEETWMIEEVDFNICGLSMDCFLPPADLKREQEGGEL; translated from the exons ATGAGGAAGTTGTGTCCTAATTATGACAGGGAACATGCACTTGACACCGTCTTGGAGGTGCCTATACCTGAAGAGATGTTCACAAAAATGGGCAACAGTTCAGCTTCTCGTTGGCAAAACATGCGCGCATTGATGAGAGCTCAAGCTGCTGCTGATAAATCAACCCATCTCCAATCTAAATCAGATAGTGAATTTATAGCATTGCTTAAGCTTGTTGGCTCTCCTCTTATTCCTTTTCAGGTGAACCCTGACCAGCCTCTCACTCGTCCTCTTAAAGATTGTAACATT GAAGCCTCTACCGCGAAATACATAGTACAACAATATATAGCAGCAATTGGAGGATCGTTGGCACTGAATTCAGTGAAAAGCATGTATGCAGTAGGGCAGGTGAAGATGGGTGCATCAGAAATGCACCAAGGTGATGACAGTGTGCACCCAGGAGGAAAGTCCGAGGTTGGAGGGTTTGTGCTATGGCAAAAAAACCCTGATTTATGGTACCTAGAACTAGTTGTTTCGGGTTACAAGGTCAGTGCAGGCAGTGATGGAAAGGTTGCTTGGAACCAATCCTCGTCTCAGGCGTCTCATGCTAATAGAGGTCCTCCAAGACCCTTGCGGCGGTTCTTCCAG GGATTGGATCCAAGGTGCACCGCCAACTTGTTCTTAGAAGCAGCATGCGTTGCAGAGAAGGCAGTGAACAATGAAGACTGCTTTGTACTCAAGCTTGAGACCGACTCAAACACCCTTAAAGCTCAAAGTTCATCCAACACAGAAATCGTACACCATACAATATGGGGCTACTTCAGCCAAAGAACGGGACTGCTTGTCAAATTCGAGGACACGAAACTAGTGAAGATGAAACCGATTAAAGGAAATGATAATGTGTTTTGGGAGACAAGTATAGAGTCAGTGATCGGAGATTACAGATACGTTGAAGGCATCAATATAGCACATAGTGGAAAGACCATCGCAACACTTTACAGATATGGAGCATCACATAATCATAAGAGGAAAATAGAGGAAACATGGATGATTGAAGAAGTTGATTTTAACATATGTGGGTTGTCGATGGATTGCTTTTTACCCCCTGCTGATCTTAAGAGAGAACAAGAGGGTGGAGAGCTGTGA